AGAAGCTGGGACCCAAGACGTTCCGGAGGAAGGGATGGGTTCCGCTTTTTGCAGGGTGTGGAATGTAAGAAAAGGATTTCTACAATATATCCACGGTCAAGTAAGTCAGGTCGTCCGGAATCTTAGAAGAGGAAAAAGAGCGCACCGTCGCTAAAATCTCTTCGTTTAAATTTCTCGGATTTCGAAAAAAATTATTCTTCAATACTTCCAGAAGTCGTCTTTCACCGAAGATTTCTCTCTCTGGGCTAAGCGCTTCCGTAACACCATCCGTATAAAAGAAAAATCGATCCCCGGTTTTTAGAGCGATCGTATAGGTTTCAGGTTCGATCGTTTTTAACATTCCGAGAATCATTCCCCTTCCCTTAAGGAATTCCGGTTCTACGGGATCTTCCCGAATCAAAACCGGCGGCGGATGTCCAGCAACGGAATATCGAAATTCTTCCTTTTCAAGATCGTATAAACAGACAAAGGCGGAGATAAAATTCTTCTCCAAAACCTGAAACATCCGATTATTCAATTCGGAAAGAATCTTCGAAGGCTCCTCCATCTTTCGACTCAATTCCAAAAAGGAAACCTTGAGCATAGAAGAAACCAGAGCCGACGCGACCCCGTGACCCAACACGTCGCAGAGAATAAACATTACCTTTTTCTCATTTAGAATATGATAATCTAAAAAATCCCCTCCGACCTGATCCACGGGAATATAAACCGAATTCACGGAAAGACGATGGATTCTTCCGTCGAGTTGAGGAATCAATCTTGTCTGCAAATTGGCGGCCATTCCCAATTCCTCGTGAAGAATCCGATTTTGTTTTTTTAACTCTTCTGTTCTCTGGTCCACTTTCGCTTCCAGAGTCGTGTTTAATTTTTTGAGTTCGGAATGAGCCCTCGCGTTCTGATACGATATACTGACCGCTCCGGAAATCAAAAGGGCGAAGAATCCGTATTGGGATAGAAACATATTCTTTCCGGAAACGTTATCCAGAACTACGTCGACGATCGCAAAAATAGCGAGAAGTCCCACTCCTCCCACCATGATCAACGCTTCCATAACTTTCTTTCTCAATTCCGCGTAAAAAATGGGAACGAGCAATAAGAACATGGAGAATAAAATTCCTTCCCATGCATACACGAGCAAAACTCTCTGCGTTCCGTCGAGCTCCAAAAGATGTAAGGCTCCGATGACCAAACTCGACTTCATGATCAGCTTTGCCGCGGTTCCGGTTTTTCTTCGAAACAAAGCATACAAAAAATATAATATACACATCGGAAAAACCGTCTGC
The window above is part of the Leptospira stimsonii genome. Proteins encoded here:
- a CDS encoding PP2C family protein-serine/threonine phosphatase gives rise to the protein MKPILFGLLLLCLIASAVNSEPIDPEKVQLLSEGWEYYNEDGKRYQSILPGVGLTSQGLEIPMKGYYTISFEYPKTSPSGSQGIFLDRIQSADRVYFNDKLIGKTGEMDPYSPAWFRSRLYKIPLEWIERGKKNTIRIEIECQELGFHCGIFRTIPKLGDFDELKDALIQEDAFQLVLIVLFLGVFLQQSISYSLNRYSRASIFLAFSAVLFVFWRLPLLHKMHYIDVPFGLLSRSFFLAQTVFPMCILYFLYALFRRKTGTAAKLIMKSSLVIGALHLLELDGTQRVLLVYAWEGILFSMFLLLVPIFYAELRKKVMEALIMVGGVGLLAIFAIVDVVLDNVSGKNMFLSQYGFFALLISGAVSISYQNARAHSELKKLNTTLEAKVDQRTEELKKQNRILHEELGMAANLQTRLIPQLDGRIHRLSVNSVYIPVDQVGGDFLDYHILNEKKVMFILCDVLGHGVASALVSSMLKVSFLELSRKMEEPSKILSELNNRMFQVLEKNFISAFVCLYDLEKEEFRYSVAGHPPPVLIREDPVEPEFLKGRGMILGMLKTIEPETYTIALKTGDRFFFYTDGVTEALSPEREIFGERRLLEVLKNNFFRNPRNLNEEILATVRSFSSSKIPDDLTYLTVDIL